The Microbacterium sp. SORGH_AS_0862 genome has a segment encoding these proteins:
- a CDS encoding MerR family transcriptional regulator, translating to MIPTFTMGEAAAATGLTADTLRYYEDESIIGPFARDHRNHRVFSEKDIAWIHVVTCMKDAGLGIDELRTFADLLHGPHASPDPVGFLRERRAVLEERRQVLARAIAVMDEKIAHFAAAGTGEDEQ from the coding sequence ATGATCCCGACGTTCACGATGGGCGAGGCCGCCGCAGCGACGGGCCTCACCGCGGACACGCTCCGCTACTACGAAGACGAGAGCATCATCGGGCCGTTCGCCCGCGACCACCGGAACCACCGGGTCTTCAGCGAGAAGGACATCGCCTGGATCCACGTCGTGACCTGCATGAAGGATGCGGGGCTCGGCATCGATGAACTGCGCACCTTCGCCGATCTGCTGCACGGCCCGCACGCCTCGCCCGATCCCGTCGGCTTCCTGCGCGAGCGTCGCGCGGTCCTGGAAGAGCGCCGGCAGGTGCTCGCCCGCGCGATCGCGGTGATGGACGAGAAGATCGCGCACTTCGCGGCGGCCGGCACTGGGGAGGACGAACAGTGA
- a CDS encoding MFS transporter, producing the protein MNESADLGVPPGRGGVFWRLSAMMLFHFIAFGAWFSTLGLVLATHGMADIIGLAYSSASLGAIVATLFVGALIDRWLGAKVVLGASHLICAALMISLYFVVPAGLSGTTIVLLFVYMFVYMPNMAVTNTIAISQIGARSNRFPYVRVFGTLGFVVAGLLVGQLGLSASPGVFLISAEASTVMTVYAMTLPRTAPSKRAERFSWGDLVGVRAFRLFRTVNFSVFAICALLIGIPLGVYTAYASPFIASLGVDNVASVLAIGPLSEIVFIILIPLVLRWLGMKWALFAGMAMWAIRLLLFVVATGAGITPAIVAVAMHGICNDFFMVLGAMYVSRICPPSIIGQGQALFQLIFTGIGTFLGSLVGNELYNRLVGPEASPEGWAALWWVGIIVSIIASLLWGLLFSVRRDRKESAAASVQSTASAAV; encoded by the coding sequence ATGAACGAAAGCGCGGATCTCGGGGTGCCTCCCGGGAGAGGAGGAGTCTTCTGGCGGTTGAGCGCGATGATGCTCTTCCACTTCATCGCCTTCGGCGCCTGGTTCTCGACGCTCGGACTGGTGCTGGCCACCCACGGCATGGCCGACATCATCGGCCTCGCGTACTCGTCTGCGTCACTCGGCGCCATCGTGGCGACGCTCTTCGTGGGGGCGCTCATCGACCGATGGCTCGGCGCGAAGGTCGTGCTCGGCGCCTCGCACCTCATCTGCGCGGCCCTGATGATCTCGCTGTACTTCGTCGTTCCCGCCGGGCTGAGCGGAACGACGATCGTCCTGCTGTTCGTCTACATGTTCGTCTACATGCCGAACATGGCGGTGACGAACACGATCGCAATCAGCCAGATCGGCGCCCGTAGCAACAGATTCCCTTATGTGCGCGTCTTCGGCACACTCGGTTTCGTCGTCGCGGGGCTCCTGGTAGGTCAGCTCGGCCTCTCGGCCTCACCCGGCGTCTTCCTGATCTCCGCGGAGGCGTCGACCGTCATGACGGTCTATGCGATGACGCTTCCGCGGACAGCCCCCTCGAAGCGGGCGGAGCGATTCTCGTGGGGAGACCTCGTCGGCGTCCGTGCGTTCCGTCTGTTCCGGACGGTCAACTTCTCCGTCTTCGCGATCTGCGCCCTGCTCATCGGGATCCCCCTCGGCGTCTACACGGCGTACGCCTCGCCGTTCATCGCGTCACTGGGGGTGGACAACGTCGCATCCGTCCTCGCGATCGGGCCGCTCTCGGAGATCGTGTTCATCATCCTCATCCCTCTCGTCCTGCGCTGGTTGGGAATGAAGTGGGCCCTGTTCGCGGGTATGGCGATGTGGGCGATCCGCCTGCTCCTGTTCGTCGTCGCGACCGGGGCGGGCATCACGCCGGCCATCGTCGCCGTCGCCATGCACGGCATCTGCAACGACTTCTTCATGGTGCTCGGAGCCATGTATGTGAGCCGGATCTGTCCGCCGTCGATCATCGGCCAGGGACAAGCGCTCTTCCAGCTGATCTTCACGGGCATCGGGACGTTCCTGGGCTCGCTCGTCGGCAACGAGCTCTACAACCGGCTCGTCGGCCCCGAGGCGTCGCCGGAAGGATGGGCCGCGCTCTGGTGGGTGGGGATCATCGTCAGCATCATTGCGTCGCTGTTGTGGGGACTCCTCTTCAGCGTGCGCCGAGACAGGAAGGAATCCGCTGCGGCGAGTGTGCAAAGCACCGCCTCCGCAGCGGTCTGA
- the treS gene encoding maltose alpha-D-glucosyltransferase: MARDDHRPEDLYTGPIDLPKMAAEASEGELEAPEISYDEQRYPARPRRLRPRDQFRGGSVRRIRTDPRTANGTNPSYVEWLVRQSMLKDADVLARQLSGQPAMWRNPYARPDARRAIATSDVWFTAYPISLITRPGQSFLAALGDEELWAVFERIGITAIHTGPVKRAGGIAGWGETPSVDGHFDRISTAIDPAFGTEDEFRTLCDVADAYGGSVIDDIVPGHTGKGADFRLAEMGFKDYPGIYHMVEIPREDWSLLPDVPEGVDSVNLDPATEHELAERGYIIGALQRVIFYTPGVKETNWSATAPVIGPDGATRRWVYLHYFKQGQPSINWLDPTFAGMRLVIGDALHSLGELGTSALRLDANGFLGVEKSAEGLPAWSEGHPLSHAANHIIAGMVRKVGGFTFQELNLTIEDIRDTGAVGADLSYDFIGRPGYHHALATGQTEFLRLALTSSLELGVAPVQLVHGLQNHDELTYELVHWATRHADDLYRFRGHETSGGELAELVRAELTEHLTGAADYNRVFTQNGIACTTASLIAATQGIERLDDVGDEHVPVIRDAHLLLCAYNAWQPGVFALSGWDLVGMLTVPAAEIADLISAGDTRWIERGAHDLLDADPAATRSAAGMPRGRALYGPLPAQLGDPDSFASRLARILDLRRESGIATATQVDVPEVAHAAMLVLVHRLDNGDAAADAPMQVTVLNFSAEPIVGTVRSEHLLPQSDVTDAATGEDAGRVDDLQSFSVSLPAYGARFLMLRAPDPEPEAD, from the coding sequence ATGGCGCGCGACGACCACCGGCCCGAGGACCTCTACACCGGCCCCATCGACCTGCCCAAGATGGCCGCGGAGGCAAGCGAGGGCGAGCTCGAGGCGCCCGAGATCAGCTACGACGAACAGCGGTATCCGGCGCGTCCGCGGCGGCTCCGCCCGCGCGACCAGTTCCGAGGCGGGAGCGTCCGCCGCATCCGCACCGATCCGCGCACCGCCAACGGCACGAACCCGTCCTACGTCGAGTGGCTCGTGCGGCAGTCGATGCTCAAGGACGCCGACGTCCTCGCGCGGCAGCTGTCGGGTCAGCCCGCGATGTGGCGCAATCCGTACGCCCGCCCGGATGCGCGCCGGGCGATCGCCACGAGCGACGTGTGGTTCACGGCCTATCCGATCTCCCTCATCACCCGCCCGGGACAGTCCTTCCTGGCGGCTCTCGGCGATGAGGAGCTGTGGGCGGTCTTCGAGCGCATCGGGATCACGGCGATCCACACCGGCCCCGTCAAGCGTGCCGGAGGGATCGCGGGATGGGGGGAGACGCCCAGCGTCGACGGTCACTTCGACCGCATCAGCACCGCGATCGACCCCGCCTTCGGGACCGAGGACGAGTTCCGCACGCTCTGCGACGTCGCCGACGCGTACGGCGGCAGCGTCATCGACGACATCGTGCCCGGCCACACCGGCAAGGGTGCGGACTTCCGCCTGGCGGAGATGGGCTTCAAGGACTACCCGGGCATCTATCACATGGTCGAGATCCCGCGGGAGGACTGGTCGCTGCTGCCGGACGTGCCAGAGGGCGTCGACAGCGTGAACCTCGATCCCGCGACCGAGCACGAGCTCGCCGAGCGCGGCTACATCATCGGAGCCCTGCAGCGCGTGATCTTCTACACGCCGGGGGTGAAGGAGACGAACTGGAGCGCCACCGCACCCGTCATCGGCCCCGACGGCGCGACTCGTCGCTGGGTGTACCTGCACTACTTCAAGCAGGGTCAGCCCTCGATCAACTGGCTCGATCCGACCTTCGCCGGGATGCGGCTCGTGATCGGCGATGCCCTGCACTCGCTCGGGGAACTCGGCACGAGCGCGCTGCGTCTCGACGCCAACGGCTTCCTGGGCGTCGAGAAGAGCGCCGAGGGGTTGCCGGCGTGGTCCGAAGGGCACCCGCTCTCGCACGCGGCCAACCACATCATCGCGGGCATGGTGCGAAAGGTCGGTGGCTTCACCTTCCAGGAGCTGAACCTCACGATCGAGGACATCCGCGACACCGGGGCCGTCGGCGCGGACCTCTCGTACGACTTCATCGGGCGGCCCGGCTACCACCACGCCCTCGCCACGGGGCAGACGGAGTTCCTGCGGCTCGCTCTGACCTCGTCCCTCGAGCTGGGCGTCGCGCCGGTGCAGCTCGTCCACGGACTCCAGAACCACGACGAGCTCACCTACGAACTGGTCCACTGGGCGACCCGTCACGCCGATGATCTCTACCGATTCCGCGGACATGAGACCTCGGGAGGCGAACTTGCGGAACTCGTGCGCGCCGAGCTCACCGAACACCTGACGGGCGCCGCGGACTACAACCGCGTCTTCACGCAGAACGGGATCGCCTGCACCACGGCGTCGCTGATCGCGGCGACGCAGGGCATCGAGCGTCTCGACGACGTCGGCGACGAGCACGTGCCGGTCATCCGCGACGCGCACCTGCTCCTCTGCGCGTACAACGCCTGGCAACCGGGCGTCTTCGCCCTCTCCGGCTGGGATCTGGTCGGGATGCTGACCGTCCCCGCCGCCGAGATCGCCGATCTCATCTCCGCCGGAGACACGCGCTGGATCGAGCGGGGCGCGCACGATCTGCTCGACGCCGATCCCGCCGCCACCCGATCCGCGGCAGGGATGCCGCGCGGCCGCGCGCTCTACGGCCCGTTGCCCGCCCAGCTCGGCGATCCCGACTCGTTCGCGAGTCGCCTCGCCCGCATCCTCGACCTGCGGCGGGAGTCGGGCATCGCGACGGCGACCCAGGTGGACGTGCCCGAGGTGGCGCACGCGGCGATGCTCGTTCTCGTGCATCGACTCGACAACGGGGATGCCGCCGCCGATGCACCGATGCAGGTGACCGTGCTCAACTTCTCCGCGGAGCCGATCGTCGGAACGGTGCGTTCGGAGCACCTCCTGCCGCAGAGCGACGTGACGGACGCCGCAACGGGAGAGGATGCGGGACGCGTCGACGACCTGCAGAGCTTCTCGGTGTCCCTGCCCGCCTACGGCGCGCGGTTCCTGATGCTCCGTGCACCCGATCCCGAGCCGGAGGCCGACTGA
- a CDS encoding NAD(P)-dependent oxidoreductase has protein sequence MKIVIIGATGNLGSSIAEEALARGHEVVCISRNPVDIRHTDFPEIESLYGDCADIESLRASVPEGTDVLVNAVMPDPENPGSFPSWARNVIEVAKEKSVGRLVAVGDSCVFEVESGVLLKDTTFLTPFYRTWYGVHAQSHLEYLAEEELDWIEIAPAAKIFPDKRRYIYRVAVDELCTKDIRDPDYARQSYIGLEDYGYACMDEIEHPRHHRVRICVAY, from the coding sequence GTGAAGATCGTCATCATCGGAGCCACCGGCAACCTCGGCTCCTCCATCGCCGAGGAAGCGCTTGCGCGCGGCCACGAGGTCGTGTGCATCTCCAGGAATCCCGTGGACATCCGTCACACCGACTTCCCTGAGATCGAGTCGCTGTACGGTGACTGCGCCGACATCGAGTCGCTGCGCGCCTCCGTGCCGGAGGGGACGGATGTGCTGGTGAACGCCGTCATGCCAGACCCCGAGAACCCGGGGTCGTTCCCGTCATGGGCGCGGAATGTGATCGAGGTGGCCAAGGAGAAGTCTGTCGGGCGCTTGGTCGCTGTCGGCGACAGCTGCGTCTTCGAAGTGGAGTCGGGAGTGCTTCTCAAGGACACGACCTTCCTCACCCCGTTCTATCGCACGTGGTACGGCGTGCACGCGCAGTCGCATCTCGAGTACCTGGCCGAGGAAGAGCTGGACTGGATCGAGATCGCACCAGCGGCGAAGATCTTCCCGGACAAACGGCGCTACATCTATCGGGTTGCAGTCGACGAGCTGTGCACGAAAGACATCCGTGACCCCGATTACGCGCGACAGTCGTACATCGGGCTCGAGGACTACGGATACGCCTGCATGGACGAGATCGAGCACCCCCGCCACCACAGGGTGAGGATCTGCGTCGCCTACTGA
- a CDS encoding NAD(P)-dependent oxidoreductase has translation MKVAVISAHGRVGSRIVTEAVQRGHHVVGVGIDEGRAGFDETEYVRCDVGDVTGLEDAVRGVDAVVYAGVPNAKGLDKVESLIEGIITACKRGGVERLLIVGGGGTAEIAPGKLYLYTKYFSKTIRPIVAMHERVLDRIRQETELDWVVQTPPAMMEENVGSRTGTYRVGKDELVVTDPNSTDYPHISTLSMQDYAVAMIDEIETPRHHFARYTVGY, from the coding sequence ATGAAAGTAGCTGTTATCAGTGCGCACGGACGCGTCGGTTCTCGCATCGTGACGGAGGCGGTCCAGCGGGGGCACCACGTGGTCGGCGTCGGCATCGACGAGGGGCGCGCCGGTTTCGACGAGACCGAGTACGTGAGGTGCGACGTCGGCGATGTCACGGGTCTCGAGGACGCGGTGAGAGGGGTCGACGCGGTGGTCTATGCCGGCGTGCCCAACGCCAAAGGCCTGGACAAGGTGGAGTCGCTCATCGAGGGGATCATCACGGCGTGCAAACGCGGCGGGGTCGAGCGGCTCTTGATCGTCGGCGGCGGCGGGACGGCCGAGATCGCCCCGGGCAAGCTCTATCTGTACACGAAGTACTTCTCCAAGACGATCCGACCCATCGTCGCCATGCACGAGAGAGTGCTCGATCGCATCCGTCAGGAGACAGAGCTGGACTGGGTGGTGCAGACACCGCCGGCCATGATGGAGGAGAACGTCGGATCCCGCACCGGCACGTATCGCGTGGGGAAGGACGAACTCGTGGTCACAGACCCGAACTCGACCGACTATCCCCACATCAGCACGCTGTCCATGCAGGACTATGCGGTGGCGATGATCGACGAGATCGAGACGCCTCGCCACCACTTCGCCCGATACACCGTCGGCTATTGA
- a CDS encoding glycoside hydrolase family 3 protein, whose product MNEIREHLAPVHRPWLDAALPAEHRTTLLLSEMTLEEKAGQMFHTMVAMGGDGELAGANDEFGMPSTEEYVTRRMLSHFNLLSVSSDAAALARWNNRLQQLALSTRLGIPVTVSSDPRHSFTDNPGATLNSGAFSQWPEPLGLAAARDERLVEAFADTVRREYLAVGIRVALHPQVDLATEPRWARQLQTFGEDAELVARLGAAYVRGLQGDDFGVRSVSAMVKHFPGGGPQRDGEDPHFAYGREQEYPGGRFDLHLKPFIDVFAAGARQVMPYYGMPVGTTHEEVGFGFSRSILTTLLREELGFEGIVCTDWGLITDQHILGTTFPARAWGVEHLSPQERMIRVLDAGADQFGGEDAPAMLVELVRAGRVSEDRLDISVRRILTEKFELGLFDDPFADEQQATSIVGAAPLRALGDAAQRASITVISNDGVLPLRRGLRLYTEGFHPDVVRQYGIAAEDPSDADVAVIRLQAPFDVRESAFENFFHAGSLEFDPALVANLAEIAERVPVIIDVFLDRPAIIEPLLAKAAAVTANWGASGAALLDVLTGAHAAQGKLPFDLPRSMRAIEESRPDVPFDTADALFRFGHGLEIASRRGDVAAGSHDEPAQPPQR is encoded by the coding sequence ATGAACGAAATCCGCGAGCACCTCGCGCCGGTTCACCGCCCGTGGCTCGACGCAGCCCTGCCCGCCGAACACCGAACGACGCTGCTCCTCAGCGAGATGACGCTCGAGGAGAAGGCCGGACAGATGTTTCACACGATGGTCGCCATGGGCGGGGACGGTGAACTGGCTGGAGCGAACGATGAGTTCGGCATGCCCTCGACCGAGGAGTACGTCACCCGCAGGATGCTCAGTCACTTCAATCTGCTGAGTGTCTCATCGGACGCCGCAGCGCTGGCGCGGTGGAACAACAGATTGCAACAGCTCGCCTTGTCGACGCGTCTCGGCATTCCCGTGACCGTCTCATCGGACCCCCGCCACTCGTTCACGGACAACCCCGGCGCCACGCTCAACTCCGGCGCGTTCTCTCAGTGGCCGGAGCCGCTGGGACTCGCCGCGGCGCGCGATGAACGCCTCGTCGAAGCATTCGCCGATACCGTGCGGCGCGAGTACCTCGCCGTCGGGATCCGTGTCGCACTGCATCCTCAGGTGGATCTGGCGACCGAGCCTCGCTGGGCGCGACAGCTGCAGACATTCGGCGAGGATGCCGAGCTCGTGGCACGACTCGGCGCGGCGTACGTGCGGGGTCTGCAGGGCGACGACTTCGGGGTCCGATCCGTGTCAGCGATGGTCAAGCACTTCCCGGGCGGCGGACCACAGCGCGACGGCGAGGACCCGCACTTCGCGTACGGGCGCGAACAGGAGTATCCCGGCGGCCGATTCGATCTCCACCTCAAGCCGTTCATCGATGTCTTCGCCGCGGGAGCGAGGCAGGTCATGCCGTACTACGGCATGCCTGTGGGCACCACGCACGAGGAAGTGGGGTTCGGCTTCAGTCGTTCGATCCTCACCACGCTGCTTCGCGAGGAGCTCGGCTTCGAGGGGATCGTCTGCACCGATTGGGGCCTCATCACCGACCAGCACATCCTCGGCACCACCTTCCCCGCTCGCGCGTGGGGCGTCGAGCACCTGTCACCGCAGGAGCGCATGATCCGCGTGCTGGATGCCGGAGCGGACCAGTTCGGCGGGGAGGATGCTCCCGCGATGCTGGTGGAGCTCGTCCGCGCGGGCCGGGTGAGCGAGGACCGCCTCGACATCTCCGTTCGCCGCATCCTGACGGAGAAGTTCGAGCTGGGGCTCTTCGACGATCCGTTCGCGGACGAGCAACAGGCGACCAGCATCGTCGGCGCCGCCCCCCTACGCGCACTCGGAGACGCTGCGCAGCGCGCCTCGATCACTGTGATCTCCAATGACGGCGTGCTGCCGTTGCGACGCGGGCTGCGCCTGTACACCGAGGGGTTCCATCCCGACGTCGTTCGGCAGTACGGCATCGCAGCAGAAGACCCGTCGGATGCGGATGTCGCCGTCATCCGACTGCAGGCGCCGTTCGACGTTCGCGAGTCAGCGTTCGAGAACTTCTTCCACGCAGGTTCTCTCGAGTTCGATCCGGCGTTGGTGGCGAACCTCGCCGAGATCGCCGAGCGCGTGCCTGTGATCATCGATGTATTCCTCGACAGGCCCGCAATCATCGAACCGCTCCTCGCGAAGGCCGCCGCAGTCACCGCGAACTGGGGAGCCAGCGGAGCGGCGCTTCTCGACGTGCTGACGGGGGCTCACGCTGCACAGGGAAAGCTCCCCTTCGACCTGCCACGAAGTATGCGTGCGATCGAGGAATCTCGCCCCGATGTCCCGTTCGATACGGCGGATGCCCTGTTCCGTTTCGGACACGGCCTGGAGATCGCGTCACGCCGCGGTGATGTCGCCGCGGGCTCTCACGATGAGCCCGCGCAGCCGCCGCAGCGCTGA
- a CDS encoding ATP-dependent DNA ligase — MGKLIYDQYTKAEFEDRTLAHLQQVIFTKLRRNESFALTWKEDVSLGSGRTSVWLHPNANVQFKFFGTREPALNRAWLEALAYTANGPTGLYVVPEPAPNESPVPTLHGSSQRFDLVPAD; from the coding sequence ATGGGAAAGCTGATCTACGACCAGTACACGAAGGCGGAGTTCGAAGACCGCACCCTGGCTCACCTCCAGCAGGTGATCTTCACGAAATTGCGTCGCAACGAATCGTTCGCGCTCACCTGGAAGGAAGACGTGAGCCTCGGCAGCGGGCGGACCTCCGTCTGGCTGCATCCGAACGCCAACGTGCAGTTCAAGTTCTTCGGTACGCGAGAGCCCGCACTGAACCGGGCATGGCTCGAGGCCCTGGCGTACACGGCCAATGGGCCCACGGGGCTCTACGTCGTTCCGGAACCCGCACCGAACGAGTCGCCTGTGCCGACGCTCCACGGCTCGTCACAGCGTTTCGATCTCGTGCCGGCGGACTGA
- a CDS encoding DUF1361 domain-containing protein, with the protein MNAILTALVCVVLLNVYAAVLIVLRAKVYRVPLYRPMLVNIGLSLAPVALAFVGLVGFILVAPAALSLGALSAALPVAAVWGYLGIATLAWLVFFPNSIYLITELNFSHRREHTPVPLWYDIVHTLTLTGSGLANAVLSLALIHFGLIVVIADPSAGSGPPAWSWTFAAVAILLGALGVYLGRYLRLNSWDVRHPATLIRKLRDHFAARGRALEGLAFVATHTVLVALLYVPIFGLAYNALLN; encoded by the coding sequence ATGAACGCGATTCTCACCGCACTGGTCTGCGTGGTCCTGCTCAATGTCTACGCGGCGGTGCTGATCGTGCTTCGCGCGAAGGTGTACCGGGTGCCGCTGTACCGGCCGATGCTCGTCAACATCGGGTTGTCCCTGGCGCCCGTGGCTCTCGCGTTCGTCGGGCTCGTCGGGTTCATCCTCGTGGCGCCCGCCGCGCTCAGCCTCGGAGCGCTATCGGCGGCGTTGCCGGTCGCGGCCGTCTGGGGCTACCTCGGCATCGCGACCCTGGCGTGGTTGGTGTTCTTCCCGAACTCGATCTATCTGATCACCGAGCTCAACTTCAGCCACCGCCGTGAGCACACCCCCGTGCCGCTCTGGTACGACATCGTGCACACCCTCACGCTCACCGGGTCGGGGCTCGCCAACGCGGTACTGAGCCTCGCCTTGATCCACTTCGGCCTCATCGTCGTCATCGCTGATCCCTCGGCCGGTTCAGGTCCGCCCGCGTGGAGCTGGACGTTCGCGGCGGTCGCGATCCTGCTCGGCGCCCTCGGCGTCTACCTCGGGCGCTACCTGCGACTGAACAGCTGGGACGTCCGCCACCCCGCGACCCTCATCCGCAAGCTCCGTGACCATTTCGCCGCCCGCGGCCGGGCCCTGGAAGGGCTGGCGTTCGTCGCGACACACACCGTCCTCGTCGCGCTTCTCTACGTGCCGATCTTCGGCCTCGCCTACAACGCCCTCCTGAACTAG
- a CDS encoding aldo/keto reductase, whose translation MDTFSNGIALGAMWFGTRLSEETSFALLDRFVSRGGRWLDTSDNYAFWASPSGRGGASETVLGEWLRRHPGVRDDVSISTKVGANPTQPCAGAASLEGLAPSAIAEAVEGSMERLGVETIDLLWAHVEDRTVPLEDQVEAFGALVADGRVRRLGASNHAMWRVERARAGARARGIEPFRFVQLRHSYLQPIPFAPLPDWGHVVASPEAIDYVTSEGLGMWAYTTLLGGAFARPERLQEAYRHPDTERRLAALDRVARRWDATRNQVVLSWLLDGSPAVTPIIGVSDLTQLDEAMDALQLHVDAEDRAELDGKQHE comes from the coding sequence ATGGACACTTTCAGCAACGGAATCGCCCTCGGCGCGATGTGGTTCGGTACTCGGCTTTCGGAGGAGACATCGTTCGCGCTCCTCGACCGCTTCGTCTCGCGCGGCGGACGCTGGCTCGACACGTCCGACAACTACGCGTTCTGGGCATCGCCGTCCGGCCGGGGAGGGGCGAGTGAGACGGTGCTCGGGGAATGGCTCCGTCGTCATCCGGGTGTGCGAGACGACGTGTCGATCTCGACGAAGGTTGGCGCGAACCCGACCCAGCCCTGTGCCGGGGCAGCGTCCCTGGAGGGGCTGGCCCCCAGCGCCATCGCAGAGGCGGTGGAGGGATCGATGGAGCGGCTCGGTGTTGAGACGATCGACCTGCTGTGGGCGCACGTCGAAGACCGTACGGTGCCGCTCGAGGACCAGGTCGAGGCTTTCGGAGCGCTCGTCGCAGACGGGAGGGTCCGGCGGCTGGGCGCGTCCAACCATGCGATGTGGCGCGTCGAGAGAGCGCGCGCCGGGGCGCGGGCGCGGGGCATCGAGCCCTTCCGCTTCGTGCAGCTGCGGCACAGCTACCTCCAGCCGATCCCGTTCGCGCCGCTCCCGGACTGGGGACACGTCGTCGCATCACCCGAGGCGATCGACTACGTCACATCCGAGGGGCTCGGGATGTGGGCGTACACGACGTTGCTCGGTGGGGCGTTCGCGCGACCGGAGCGGTTGCAGGAGGCGTACCGGCATCCCGATACGGAGCGTCGTCTGGCCGCACTAGACCGGGTCGCTCGGCGGTGGGATGCGACGCGGAACCAAGTCGTGCTGTCGTGGTTGCTGGACGGTTCACCCGCGGTGACCCCGATCATCGGAGTGTCGGACCTCACTCAGCTGGATGAGGCGATGGATGCGCTCCAGCTCCACGTGGATGCCGAAGACCGCGCCGAACTCGACGGAAAGCAGCACGAATGA
- a CDS encoding GNAT family N-acetyltransferase, which yields MIDALTLPASLALREAGFIVRRATPADLDAILRLLADDPISASRGDVASEGGVAAYASALERIILDLSNELVVVEDAAGTVVGTLQLTLIPGMSRRGSDRLLVEAVRVASAERSTGVGSALMRWVVDEAAVALRAPLVQLTSDAARVDAHRFYRRLGFVDSHVGFKLTVALPDSP from the coding sequence GTGATCGACGCTCTGACCCTGCCCGCATCCCTCGCCCTCCGCGAAGCCGGCTTCATCGTCAGGCGGGCGACACCAGCGGATCTTGACGCGATCCTCCGCCTGCTCGCCGACGACCCGATCAGCGCCAGCCGCGGTGACGTGGCGAGCGAGGGCGGCGTCGCGGCGTACGCGTCTGCGCTCGAGCGGATCATCCTCGACCTGAGCAACGAGCTCGTGGTCGTGGAGGATGCGGCGGGAACCGTCGTCGGCACTCTGCAGCTGACGCTCATCCCGGGCATGTCTCGACGAGGGAGCGACCGGCTGCTGGTGGAGGCCGTCCGCGTCGCGAGCGCGGAGCGCTCAACCGGCGTTGGGAGTGCGTTGATGCGCTGGGTCGTGGACGAGGCGGCGGTCGCCCTCCGCGCCCCGCTCGTGCAGTTGACCTCGGATGCGGCGCGGGTCGACGCCCACCGGTTCTACCGGCGCCTCGGATTCGTCGACTCGCACGTCGGCTTCAAGCTCACCGTCGCGCTGCCGGACTCGCCCTGA